In Agarivorans gilvus, one genomic interval encodes:
- a CDS encoding YitT family protein, which produces MEKHNWLEDILALIIGSIMVSLGLFFFKDTQLLTGGTAGLALLSNQFIALSFGQIFLLINLPFFILGFAKMGAGFTLRTVACVALVSLMTDYLHLVISLSELNRAYAALSGGFLIGTGMLILIRHKGSLGGVNILALYLQQTFNIRAGHVQMALDVLIVATSYFLVPLSILLWSIVGAIALNIVIALNHKSGRYQGLS; this is translated from the coding sequence ATGGAAAAGCACAACTGGTTAGAGGACATCCTCGCCTTAATTATTGGCAGCATAATGGTGTCATTAGGGCTGTTCTTTTTTAAAGACACCCAGTTACTCACCGGGGGCACCGCTGGCCTCGCCTTATTAAGCAACCAATTTATTGCGCTGTCTTTTGGCCAGATATTCTTGTTAATCAATCTGCCGTTTTTCATACTCGGCTTCGCCAAGATGGGCGCAGGTTTTACCTTACGCACCGTTGCCTGCGTAGCGCTAGTATCGCTAATGACCGACTACTTGCATTTAGTGATTAGCCTCAGCGAATTAAATCGCGCCTATGCAGCTTTATCGGGAGGCTTTTTAATCGGCACTGGTATGCTTATTTTGATCCGCCACAAGGGCAGTTTAGGTGGCGTAAACATTCTGGCTCTTTACTTACAGCAAACCTTTAATATTCGCGCGGGTCATGTACAAATGGCCCTAGATGTATTAATTGTGGCCACTTCTTACTTCTTAGTGCCCTTAAGCATATTGCTATGGTCCATCGTTGGCGCCATCGCCCTGAACATTGTGATAGCCTTAAATCACAAGAGTGGCCGCTATCAAGGTTTGTCGTAA
- the purD gene encoding phosphoribosylamine--glycine ligase: protein MNVLVIGGGGREHALAWKAAQSPLVDKVFVAPGNAGSALEPKLENVAIAVEDIAALLEFAQQNQVELTIVGPEAPLVIGVVDAFRAAGLKIFGPTEKAAQLEGSKSFTKDFLARHDIPTGYYQTFTEVEPAIAYVKQQGAPIVVKADGLAAGKGVIVAMTEAEAIAAIEDMLADNVFGEAGSRVVIEEFLDGEEASFIVMVDGEHVLAMATSQDHKRVGDGDTGLNTGGMGAYSPAPVVTPEIHQRIMDEVIMPTVKGMAAEDNEYTGFLYAGLMIMADGSPKIIEYNCRFGDPETQPIMMRMQSDIVDLCLAAVDRKLDTKTAEFDPRAAMGVVLAAAGYPGSYPKGDVISLPSLSEESDSAKVFHAGTAEKDGAIVTNGGRVLCATALGNSVTEAQANAYALVEKVSWQGMFYRKDIGYRAIAREND from the coding sequence ATGAACGTTCTTGTGATTGGCGGCGGCGGCCGCGAACATGCCCTAGCATGGAAGGCAGCCCAATCGCCTTTAGTTGATAAAGTATTTGTTGCACCAGGCAACGCCGGTTCAGCGCTAGAGCCAAAGTTAGAAAACGTGGCGATTGCCGTTGAAGACATTGCGGCATTGCTCGAGTTTGCCCAACAGAACCAAGTAGAATTAACCATTGTTGGCCCAGAAGCGCCCTTAGTGATCGGTGTGGTGGATGCCTTCAGAGCCGCTGGTTTGAAAATTTTTGGCCCCACCGAAAAGGCCGCCCAACTGGAAGGCTCTAAGTCCTTCACTAAAGACTTCTTGGCGCGCCACGACATTCCTACCGGTTACTACCAAACCTTTACCGAAGTTGAGCCAGCGATTGCCTATGTGAAGCAGCAAGGCGCACCGATTGTGGTAAAAGCCGATGGTTTAGCTGCTGGTAAAGGCGTAATTGTTGCCATGACCGAAGCCGAAGCAATTGCCGCCATCGAAGATATGTTGGCCGACAACGTGTTTGGCGAAGCCGGTTCGCGGGTGGTGATTGAAGAGTTTCTCGACGGCGAAGAAGCCAGCTTCATCGTGATGGTAGATGGTGAGCATGTACTTGCCATGGCCACCAGCCAAGACCACAAACGCGTCGGCGACGGTGATACCGGCCTCAATACCGGTGGCATGGGCGCTTACTCACCTGCGCCAGTGGTGACCCCAGAAATTCACCAGCGAATCATGGATGAAGTGATCATGCCTACCGTTAAAGGCATGGCCGCAGAAGACAACGAGTACACTGGTTTCTTGTACGCCGGTTTGATGATTATGGCCGACGGTTCGCCGAAGATCATCGAATACAACTGCCGCTTTGGCGACCCAGAAACCCAGCCGATTATGATGCGCATGCAATCAGACATCGTGGACTTATGTCTCGCAGCGGTTGACCGTAAGTTAGACACTAAAACCGCAGAGTTTGATCCTCGTGCCGCGATGGGTGTAGTGCTAGCCGCTGCGGGTTACCCAGGCTCTTACCCTAAAGGTGACGTGATCAGCCTACCCAGCTTGAGTGAAGAAAGCGACAGTGCCAAGGTATTCCATGCCGGCACGGCTGAAAAAGACGGTGCCATCGTGACCAACGGTGGTCGAGTACTGTGTGCTACTGCCTTAGGCAATAGCGTTACCGAAGCCCAAGCCAATGCTTACGCCTTGGTAGAAAAAGTGTCTTGGCAAGGTATGTTCTACCGCAAAGATATTGGTTACCGCGCGATTGCTCGTGAAAACGACTAA
- the purH gene encoding bifunctional phosphoribosylaminoimidazolecarboxamide formyltransferase/IMP cyclohydrolase, with amino-acid sequence MENARPIRRALISVSDKTGIIEFSRSLAQQGVEILSTGGTAKLLADNGIEVIEVSNYTGFPEMMDGRVKTLHPKVHGGILGRRGTDDQVMQEHNINAIDMVVVNLYPFAATVANPDCSLEDAVENIDIGGPTMVRSAAKNHKDVTIVVNASDYDRVLAEMANNNQSLTHATRFDLAIAAFEHTAAYDGMIANYFGTMVPSYGDNKEGDEESKFPRTFNSQFIKKQDMRYGENSHQAAAFYVESNIEEASVATARQLQGKALSFNNIADTDAALECVKEFDEPCCVIVKHANPCGVALGDSIQQAYERAYQTDPTSAFGGIIAFNRELDADTAEAIVSRQFVEVIIAPKVSEAAAQIVAAKKNVRLLECGEWSSKTTGLQLKRVNGGLLVQDRDQGMVSQEQLSVVSKRQPSEEELRDALFCWKVAKYVKSNAIVYAKGNMTIGVGAGQMSRVYSAKIAGIKAADENLEVAGSVMASDAFFPFRDGIDAAAEAGITCVIQPGGSMRDEEVIAAADEHGMAMVFTGMRHFYH; translated from the coding sequence ATGGAAAACGCTCGACCGATTCGACGTGCACTGATCAGTGTTTCAGATAAAACAGGCATCATCGAATTTTCTCGATCTTTAGCTCAACAAGGCGTAGAGATCCTATCTACTGGTGGCACCGCTAAATTACTGGCCGACAACGGCATCGAAGTTATTGAAGTATCAAACTACACTGGCTTCCCAGAAATGATGGATGGACGGGTAAAAACCCTTCACCCTAAAGTACACGGTGGCATCTTAGGTCGACGTGGCACCGATGATCAGGTGATGCAAGAGCACAACATTAACGCCATCGACATGGTAGTAGTGAATCTTTATCCTTTTGCCGCCACCGTAGCCAATCCCGATTGCAGCTTAGAAGATGCGGTTGAGAATATCGACATTGGCGGCCCAACCATGGTTCGCAGCGCAGCAAAAAACCACAAAGACGTGACCATCGTAGTAAATGCCTCTGACTACGACCGGGTATTGGCGGAAATGGCCAATAACAATCAATCACTCACCCATGCTACTCGTTTCGATTTAGCGATTGCCGCGTTTGAGCATACTGCCGCTTACGATGGCATGATTGCCAACTACTTCGGCACCATGGTACCTAGCTACGGTGATAACAAAGAAGGCGACGAAGAAAGCAAATTCCCTCGCACCTTCAACAGCCAATTCATCAAAAAACAAGACATGCGTTATGGCGAAAACAGCCATCAAGCGGCCGCATTCTATGTAGAAAGCAACATCGAAGAGGCCTCTGTGGCCACCGCTCGCCAACTGCAAGGTAAAGCCTTATCGTTTAACAACATTGCCGATACCGACGCCGCTTTAGAGTGTGTGAAAGAATTCGACGAGCCTTGCTGTGTGATTGTTAAACACGCCAACCCTTGTGGTGTAGCGTTAGGCGATAGCATTCAACAAGCCTACGAGCGTGCCTACCAAACCGACCCAACCTCGGCCTTTGGTGGCATTATCGCCTTTAACCGCGAATTGGATGCCGATACCGCCGAAGCCATCGTATCGCGCCAGTTTGTTGAAGTGATTATTGCACCTAAAGTCTCCGAAGCCGCCGCGCAAATTGTGGCCGCTAAGAAAAATGTTCGCCTCTTAGAATGTGGCGAATGGTCAAGCAAAACCACCGGCCTACAGCTAAAACGCGTAAACGGCGGTTTATTGGTTCAAGACCGTGACCAAGGCATGGTGAGCCAAGAGCAACTCAGCGTAGTATCGAAGCGCCAACCTAGCGAAGAAGAGCTACGTGATGCGCTATTCTGCTGGAAAGTGGCCAAATACGTTAAATCTAACGCCATCGTTTATGCTAAAGGTAATATGACTATTGGTGTGGGCGCTGGCCAAATGAGCCGTGTTTACAGCGCCAAAATCGCTGGTATTAAAGCCGCCGACGAAAACCTAGAAGTCGCGGGTAGCGTGATGGCATCCGATGCCTTCTTCCCGTTCCGCGATGGCATCGACGCTGCCGCCGAAGCCGGTATTACTTGTGTAATTCAGCCCGGTGGCTCAATGCGCGATGAAGAAGTCATCGCCGCAGCCGATGAGCACGGCATGGCCATGGTATTTACTGGCATGCGCCACTTCTACCACTAA
- a CDS encoding DUF6435 family protein produces MLSLLKPISLKRKRNKYYALVATASKAQQRGDIMTYSMLSADAVDLWKEIEQLELS; encoded by the coding sequence ATGTTGAGTTTACTAAAACCGATTTCGCTAAAACGTAAGCGCAATAAGTACTACGCCTTAGTGGCCACCGCTAGCAAAGCCCAGCAGCGTGGAGATATCATGACCTATTCCATGCTGAGCGCTGATGCCGTGGATCTATGGAAAGAAATCGAGCAATTAGAACTTTCCTAA
- the soxR gene encoding redox-sensitive transcriptional activator SoxR codes for MNRQALSVGFVAKRCGIKISTLHFYESKGLIQSWRNAGNQRRYRSDVLRRVSVIKAAQALGISLAEIKQALASLPQQRTPTKADWETLSTQWQDALNQRIKQLEVLRDSLSACIGCGCLSMQHCPLYNPEDQLATQGSGPIILQQNSAV; via the coding sequence ATGAACAGGCAAGCCTTAAGTGTGGGTTTTGTGGCTAAACGCTGTGGCATAAAAATCTCTACCCTGCACTTTTATGAGAGCAAAGGCTTAATCCAAAGTTGGCGTAACGCCGGAAACCAGCGCCGTTATCGCTCCGATGTGCTGCGTCGCGTTTCGGTGATTAAGGCAGCGCAAGCCTTAGGCATCAGCTTGGCCGAAATAAAACAGGCACTCGCCAGCTTACCGCAACAGCGCACTCCCACCAAAGCCGATTGGGAAACCTTATCTACCCAATGGCAAGACGCCCTCAACCAACGCATTAAACAACTAGAAGTATTACGAGACTCGCTCAGTGCCTGCATTGGTTGTGGCTGTTTATCGATGCAGCACTGCCCGCTATACAACCCTGAAGACCAACTGGCCACTCAAGGCAGCGGCCCGATCATTCTGCAGCAAAACAGCGCGGTGTAA
- a CDS encoding VOC family protein codes for MYLEHLNLVVSDMPRSLAFYQAALPHWSIRGEGEQNWYGQARRWLHFGDQQFYLTLNDHGYGQNRDLQSNTIGMAHFALVTQNLDALIQRMQQAGFELAHHGAASPHRRNVYYLDPDNYEIEFVEYLSDLPSERNLYD; via the coding sequence ATGTATTTGGAACACCTAAACTTAGTGGTTAGCGATATGCCACGTAGCTTGGCTTTTTATCAAGCCGCGCTGCCTCATTGGTCTATTCGCGGCGAAGGCGAGCAAAACTGGTATGGCCAAGCGCGGCGGTGGCTGCATTTTGGCGACCAGCAGTTTTACCTCACTTTGAACGACCATGGCTATGGGCAAAATCGCGATTTGCAAAGCAATACCATTGGTATGGCCCATTTTGCCTTGGTCACACAAAACCTTGATGCCTTGATTCAACGTATGCAGCAAGCGGGCTTTGAATTGGCTCATCACGGCGCCGCCAGTCCGCATCGGCGTAATGTGTATTATCTAGATCCCGATAACTATGAAATAGAGTTTGTTGAATACCTGTCTGACCTGCCCAGTGAGCGTAATCTTTACGATTAG
- the zntR gene encoding Zn(2+)-responsive transcriptional regulator: MFKIGELAKQTGLSVEALRFYERKGLLAPAARAANQYRQYTEQDLNRLHFIQRAKQAGLSIKDIAELLKLRDNATTVRCNDVSRVVGQKLAKVQQQLRELQAFEAHLKKLHSECCGGEESAESCSILKALDDVME; this comes from the coding sequence ATGTTCAAAATTGGAGAATTGGCCAAGCAAACTGGCTTAAGTGTTGAAGCGCTGCGCTTTTATGAGCGAAAGGGCTTGTTGGCTCCCGCCGCTCGTGCGGCTAATCAGTATCGACAATATACCGAGCAAGATCTCAATCGACTGCACTTCATTCAGCGAGCTAAGCAGGCGGGCTTGTCGATTAAGGACATCGCCGAGCTGCTTAAGCTCAGAGACAATGCAACCACGGTTCGCTGTAATGATGTGAGCCGAGTGGTGGGGCAAAAGCTGGCTAAGGTGCAGCAGCAATTACGAGAGCTGCAAGCCTTTGAGGCCCATTTAAAAAAACTTCACAGTGAGTGTTGTGGTGGCGAAGAAAGCGCCGAGTCTTGTTCAATACTAAAGGCCTTAGATGATGTTATGGAATAA
- a CDS encoding SO_0444 family Cu/Zn efflux transporter gives MMLWNNLLALFLSAAPWLFIGFVIAATIKLGEPSRWLAKHLGNSKPSTTVKAALIGAPLPLCSCGVIPAAMGLRRAGASKSATTSFLIATPETGVDSVAVSYALLGPIMAIVRPIAAVVSAIVAGLLVGNAETETAPSAAAKSCCSGSSCCGGEAKPAEQTSFSQTIKTWLHNFKELVEDSYFWLLIGLVFAGLIQTYMPESFMTRWGQGWLTMLVMVLVGIPMYICATASTPIAAGLMLAGVSPGAALVFMLAGPATNIATLMLVRQEMGMRALVAYLVGVIGSAMVFGWGLDVMVSHWGWQINPAQWQEQQLLNSGWVIGSSAIIAVLMLMAAVNDLRQRWFSAAA, from the coding sequence ATGATGTTATGGAATAATTTATTAGCTTTGTTTTTGAGCGCCGCGCCTTGGCTATTTATTGGCTTTGTGATTGCCGCCACCATTAAATTGGGAGAACCCAGCCGTTGGCTAGCAAAACACCTAGGTAACAGCAAACCCAGTACCACGGTGAAGGCTGCCTTAATTGGCGCGCCTTTGCCTTTGTGTTCTTGTGGGGTCATTCCTGCGGCCATGGGGCTGCGCCGGGCCGGTGCCTCAAAGAGTGCAACCACCTCATTTTTAATTGCCACGCCTGAGACTGGAGTGGATTCGGTGGCGGTATCTTACGCCTTGTTAGGCCCAATAATGGCTATCGTTAGGCCCATCGCTGCTGTGGTTAGTGCCATTGTGGCGGGCTTGTTAGTGGGCAATGCCGAAACCGAAACTGCCCCAAGCGCCGCCGCTAAGTCTTGTTGCAGTGGCAGTAGCTGTTGTGGGGGAGAGGCTAAGCCCGCCGAGCAAACCAGCTTTAGCCAAACCATCAAAACTTGGCTACACAACTTTAAAGAGCTGGTGGAAGACAGCTACTTTTGGTTACTAATTGGTTTAGTGTTTGCCGGTTTAATTCAGACTTATATGCCAGAGAGCTTTATGACGCGCTGGGGGCAGGGCTGGTTAACCATGCTAGTAATGGTGCTGGTGGGGATCCCGATGTACATTTGCGCCACCGCTTCTACGCCCATCGCCGCAGGCTTGATGCTGGCAGGGGTGTCTCCCGGTGCGGCTTTGGTCTTTATGTTGGCAGGGCCTGCCACTAATATCGCCACTTTGATGTTGGTGCGCCAAGAAATGGGCATGCGTGCTTTAGTGGCCTATTTAGTGGGAGTGATTGGCAGTGCCATGGTATTTGGTTGGGGCTTGGATGTTATGGTGAGTCATTGGGGTTGGCAAATCAATCCAGCGCAATGGCAGGAACAACAGCTACTCAATAGCGGCTGGGTAATAGGCAGTAGCGCTATTATTGCCGTGTTGATGTTAATGGCGGCGGTGAACGATCTGCGGCAACGCTGGTTTAGCGCCGCCGCTTAA
- a CDS encoding META domain-containing protein, with the protein MNKPLMMGLTLMMGVGLSACASKQAETSMDLANSRWYMSGDYYQIADIKLPAFNLEQNEQGYKISGTTGCNNFFGQASWDGQQLIIEQPLALTRKMCTGMANTIEAEFVEAIAQPLTLDGEQLRLSNGAKFKRVPSKD; encoded by the coding sequence ATGAATAAACCATTGATGATGGGTTTAACACTGATGATGGGAGTAGGACTGAGTGCTTGCGCCAGCAAGCAAGCGGAGACAAGCATGGATTTAGCTAACAGTCGTTGGTATATGAGCGGTGACTATTACCAAATTGCCGACATTAAACTGCCAGCCTTTAACTTAGAGCAAAATGAGCAAGGCTATAAAATTAGCGGCACCACCGGTTGTAATAATTTCTTTGGCCAAGCCAGTTGGGACGGCCAGCAGCTCATCATAGAGCAACCTTTGGCGCTCACTCGCAAAATGTGTACTGGCATGGCCAATACCATTGAAGCAGAATTTGTTGAAGCCATAGCGCAGCCACTTACCCTAGATGGTGAGCAACTACGCTTGAGTAATGGTGCCAAGTTTAAACGCGTGCCCAGCAAGGACTAA
- the udp gene encoding uridine phosphorylase: protein MNQQATVFHLGLNPEMLKGARLAIIPGDPQRVERIASLLEQPELLAAHREFTSYLGFLDGKPVVVCSTGIGGPSTSIAVEELAQLGVTTFLRVGTTGAIQPHINVGDLIVTTASVRLDGASSHFAPMCFPAVADFSCMQALNAAALEAKATCHVGVTASSDTFYPGQERYDTVSGRVTKALQGSMAEWQAMGVLNFEMESATLFTMCASQGLKAGCVAGVIVNRTQQEIPDESLMKNTESQAVNVVVEAARKMLAEA, encoded by the coding sequence ATGAACCAGCAAGCCACAGTTTTTCATTTGGGCTTAAACCCAGAGATGTTAAAAGGCGCACGTTTAGCGATTATTCCTGGCGATCCTCAGCGTGTAGAACGCATCGCCTCATTATTAGAACAGCCAGAATTATTAGCCGCTCACCGAGAGTTTACCTCTTACCTTGGTTTTCTCGATGGTAAGCCAGTAGTGGTATGTTCTACTGGTATTGGTGGCCCTTCTACCTCGATAGCCGTGGAAGAGCTAGCACAATTAGGCGTAACTACCTTTCTACGGGTAGGCACTACGGGAGCGATTCAACCGCACATAAATGTGGGGGATTTAATTGTGACCACAGCATCGGTACGTTTAGATGGAGCGAGTAGCCATTTCGCACCGATGTGTTTCCCAGCGGTGGCCGACTTTTCTTGTATGCAGGCATTAAACGCCGCCGCTTTAGAGGCTAAGGCCACTTGCCATGTGGGTGTGACCGCTTCCAGTGATACCTTCTACCCTGGGCAAGAGCGTTACGATACGGTGTCTGGACGTGTTACCAAGGCTTTGCAAGGCTCAATGGCTGAATGGCAAGCCATGGGCGTGCTTAACTTTGAAATGGAAAGCGCCACGTTGTTTACCATGTGTGCCTCGCAGGGCTTAAAAGCCGGTTGTGTCGCTGGGGTGATAGTGAATCGAACTCAGCAAGAGATTCCCGATGAAAGCTTAATGAAAAATACCGAAAGCCAAGCGGTGAATGTGGTAGTGGAAGCGGCTCGTAAAATGTTAGCTGAAGCTTAA
- a CDS encoding GNAT family N-acetyltransferase, with protein sequence MHRRLSNKYGEELQLRPLRSSDASNFADFLRNLGTETRARFGPHPLDESTAHALCTAQPEAQIQRLVLCEKQAIVGYFILDFTPAEAEQQRYQQAGIGLNFQLEPRFAPCIADHYQNQGLASLAMAELISYCQQQGLKSLVLMGGTQASNLRAIHFYKKAGFAEIGRFYTAYNQQDNLDMRLSL encoded by the coding sequence ATGCACCGTAGGCTCTCCAATAAGTATGGTGAAGAACTACAGCTGCGGCCTTTGCGTAGCAGTGATGCTTCCAATTTTGCAGATTTCCTGCGCAACTTAGGCACCGAAACGCGGGCCCGTTTCGGCCCTCACCCCTTAGATGAAAGCACCGCTCATGCCCTCTGCACTGCCCAGCCAGAAGCGCAAATTCAACGTTTGGTTTTATGTGAGAAACAGGCCATTGTGGGTTATTTCATCTTGGATTTCACTCCGGCAGAAGCCGAGCAACAACGCTATCAGCAAGCGGGTATAGGTTTGAACTTCCAGTTAGAGCCTCGGTTTGCCCCTTGCATCGCTGACCACTATCAAAACCAAGGGCTGGCTTCATTAGCCATGGCTGAACTCATCAGCTATTGCCAACAACAGGGCTTAAAAAGCTTGGTATTAATGGGTGGAACCCAAGCCAGCAACCTCAGGGCTATTCACTTTTATAAGAAAGCAGGCTTTGCCGAAATTGGCCGTTTTTACACCGCCTATAATCAACAAGACAATTTAGATATGCGACTATCTTTATAA
- a CDS encoding NAD(P)H-dependent oxidoreductase, which yields MNSIIPALQWRYSLKQFSSRSIEPSHLESLVEAARLSASSYGLQPYQVWVVEERSLLAKLAEAAYGQEQLNSCSHLLVFANETSIGDSTVDDYFARYYQQTNTTAESLAGYAEHIKAALRDKTQQQRLAWAEQQAYLGLGSVLCQAAVLGIDSCPMTGFEQAAVNQILSLGKHNLSASVICALGYREADATPPSKVRKEKAEFVHYVGSLEVTK from the coding sequence ATGAACAGCATTATTCCAGCATTACAGTGGCGTTATTCGTTAAAGCAATTTTCCAGTCGTAGCATAGAACCGAGCCACTTAGAGAGTTTAGTCGAAGCTGCTCGGTTATCGGCCTCGTCTTATGGTCTTCAACCTTATCAAGTGTGGGTGGTGGAAGAGCGGAGTCTACTAGCCAAACTGGCCGAGGCAGCCTATGGCCAAGAGCAGCTTAACAGTTGTTCGCATTTATTGGTTTTTGCCAACGAAACGTCGATTGGCGATAGTACCGTAGATGATTACTTTGCTCGCTACTATCAACAAACCAATACGACAGCAGAAAGCTTGGCTGGTTATGCCGAGCATATCAAGGCGGCTCTGCGAGATAAAACTCAACAGCAGCGGTTGGCTTGGGCGGAGCAGCAAGCTTATTTGGGTTTGGGCTCGGTATTATGTCAAGCTGCGGTTTTGGGAATAGATAGCTGCCCAATGACCGGGTTTGAGCAAGCGGCGGTTAATCAGATATTGAGTTTAGGCAAACACAATTTAAGTGCCAGTGTTATCTGTGCGCTGGGCTATAGAGAAGCGGATGCTACTCCGCCTAGCAAAGTGCGCAAGGAGAAGGCCGAATTTGTACACTATGTTGGGTCATTGGAGGTGACAAAATGA
- a CDS encoding arylamine N-acetyltransferase family protein, with amino-acid sequence MNLDDYLAKLALTPPAQPDLAFLQRLVVRHLECFSFNNLAVLLKQPLPLDIPALLDKVVYQQRGGYCFEHNKLAYQLLEHLGYSPKIVLGRVLNNYIRPVPRTHRFNLLELNGEKYLLDVGFGPACPVGLIALSQANAQPAGLDSYRIRALENNEYELLQDNGSEPFILYRFDLAEYSEADCELGHFYSHQHPDAVFVNNLLVSRKNAEQVWALSNTTFTHRQGEQRSETLVSSAAQLHQLLTQYFFMALAPEVCEFLFERYLAPKLPEAQSDNRASQ; translated from the coding sequence ATGAATTTAGATGACTATTTGGCAAAATTGGCGCTGACGCCACCCGCTCAACCTGACTTGGCTTTTCTTCAGCGTTTAGTGGTTCGCCATTTGGAGTGCTTCAGTTTTAATAACTTAGCCGTATTGCTTAAGCAGCCGTTGCCTTTAGATATACCGGCTTTACTCGATAAAGTAGTGTATCAGCAGCGGGGCGGCTACTGCTTCGAACACAATAAGTTGGCCTACCAATTACTTGAACACTTGGGTTATTCCCCCAAAATCGTGCTGGGCCGAGTATTGAATAACTATATTCGCCCTGTGCCCAGAACCCATCGCTTTAATCTGCTTGAGTTAAACGGTGAAAAATACTTACTCGATGTGGGTTTTGGCCCGGCGTGCCCGGTGGGCTTAATCGCCTTAAGCCAGGCTAATGCTCAGCCCGCGGGTTTAGATAGTTACCGGATCCGCGCTCTGGAAAACAATGAGTACGAATTGCTACAGGATAACGGCAGCGAGCCATTCATTCTATATCGCTTTGACTTAGCCGAGTATAGTGAAGCTGACTGTGAACTAGGGCATTTTTACTCTCACCAACATCCCGACGCGGTATTTGTTAATAACCTGCTGGTTAGTCGTAAAAACGCCGAGCAAGTTTGGGCCCTAAGCAACACTACTTTTACTCATCGGCAGGGCGAGCAGCGCAGTGAGACCCTAGTGAGCTCGGCGGCCCAGTTACATCAGCTGCTTACTCAGTACTTCTTTATGGCTTTAGCGCCAGAGGTGTGTGAATTTTTGTTTGAGCGCTACCTCGCACCTAAGCTTCCTGAGGCCCAGTCTGATAATAGGGCTAGCCAATGA
- a CDS encoding DMT family transporter, giving the protein MSARILALMWAGLMASSFVASARITDYASPLVTTGLRFGFALLLMTPIYCLTRSRRSLSLRESLYSTSFVLRYLLISGSLVGFFIGLFTALKTTTSLNTSVIYTLVPIIGALFASLFGQATGLRQWLGYLLGAGGAILVLLFTRDGSIEWHKGDAIYLVACCLLAFHVVAVQRWSAKVSAFEGAYLILLFASASLLPMVLVFGELSSVQWLNLHFWKLLAYLTVFTTLITFILQQWVTARAGAACLLGFSYTIPVWGAGYFALTYDDFSLLSSGFGLGLLMVILALLMIDGRFTRVSRGAHGPTLS; this is encoded by the coding sequence ATGAGCGCCCGAATTTTGGCCCTAATGTGGGCCGGTTTAATGGCTTCCTCGTTTGTGGCTTCGGCCAGAATCACCGATTATGCCTCGCCACTTGTTACCACTGGTTTGCGCTTCGGATTTGCGCTACTACTCATGACCCCAATCTATTGCTTAACAAGGTCTCGGCGTAGTCTTTCGTTACGAGAGTCGCTTTACTCAACTAGTTTTGTGCTACGTTATTTACTGATTAGTGGCAGCTTAGTTGGTTTTTTCATTGGGCTATTTACCGCCTTAAAAACCACTACCTCGTTGAATACATCGGTAATTTACACTTTAGTTCCGATTATCGGTGCATTGTTCGCCAGCCTGTTTGGGCAAGCCACGGGGCTTAGGCAGTGGTTGGGTTATTTACTGGGGGCTGGTGGAGCAATATTGGTATTGTTATTCACCCGCGATGGTAGCATTGAGTGGCACAAAGGGGATGCCATTTATTTGGTGGCGTGTTGTTTGCTGGCTTTTCATGTTGTGGCTGTGCAACGTTGGAGTGCTAAGGTGTCGGCCTTTGAAGGAGCCTACTTAATACTGCTATTTGCTAGCGCTAGTTTGTTACCTATGGTGCTGGTATTTGGAGAGTTAAGCTCGGTGCAGTGGCTTAACCTACATTTCTGGAAGCTACTGGCTTATCTCACGGTGTTTACTACCTTAATTACGTTCATCTTGCAGCAGTGGGTTACGGCGCGGGCAGGCGCGGCTTGCTTGCTTGGCTTCAGTTACACTATTCCGGTATGGGGAGCAGGTTATTTTGCCCTTACCTACGATGATTTTAGCCTGCTTTCCAGCGGGTTTGGGCTTGGCCTGCTGATGGTGATTTTGGCACTATTGATGATTGATGGCCGCTTTACGCGAGTAAGTAGAGGAGCGCATGGACCGACGCTATCTTAA